One Cololabis saira isolate AMF1-May2022 chromosome 18, fColSai1.1, whole genome shotgun sequence genomic region harbors:
- the vgll2a gene encoding transcription cofactor vestigial-like protein 2a isoform X1, whose product MSCLDVMYQVFGSQPYFSSYSPYHQQKLALYSKMQNQENGSRLGPPGPSSIKEEDKELPPGAEYLSSRCILFTYFQGDISTVVDEHFSRALSQTAAYPTLSSQKAVREGSFPMSQRCFPPSFWNSSYQPSVSSTLGSALSAPHTELSFAGDPYSSASLHSHLHQPGSDTWHPSHHHHHHHHHPYSLGGAISSQSSSYPRPGVHEMYGTAFDPRYSSLLVPSVRSHHRLTSCNAVPGPSASPSNFGGKGESGTGSAWSGAFTGTGAEIGLNMETALCYSGLCGRSSSAALLS is encoded by the exons ATGAGCTGCCTGGATGTGATGTACCAAGTCTTTGGTTCCCAGCCTTATTTCAGCTCTTATAGCCCCTATCACCAGCAG AAACTGGCATTGTATTCCAAAATGCAAAACCAGGAGAACGGCAGCCGGCTTGGCCCCCCAGGGCCTTCATCGATCAAAGAGGAGGACAAAGAGCTGCCACCAGGTGCCGAGTACCTGAGCTCTCGCTGCATCCTCTTCACTTACTTCCAAGGCGACATCAGCACTGTAGTGGATGAGCACTTCAGCCGAGCCCTCAGCCAGACAGCCGCGTACCCCACATTGAGCAGCCAGAAAGCCGtaagag AGGGATCATTTCCTATGAGCCAGAGATGTTTCCCTCCATCATTCTGGAACAGCTCATACCAGCCGTCAGTTTCCTCCACGCTCGGCAGTGCTTTGTCTGCTCCCCACACAGAGCTTTCATTTGCTGGGGACCCATACTCTTCTGCCTCTCTGCACAGCCACCTCCACCAGCCCGGCTCTGACACCTGGCACCCGtcccatcaccaccaccatcaccaccaccatccttATTCACTAGGGGGCGCAATAAGCTCCCAGAGCTCATCTTACCCACGTCCGGGGGTTCATGAGATGTACGGCACGGCGTTCGATCCGCGCTATAGCTCATTGCTGGTGCCATCGGTGAGGTCACACCATCGCCTGACGTCCTGCAACGCTGTGCCTGGACCCAGCGCCTCACCCTCCAACTTCGGGGGCAAAGGGGAGTCGGGAACAGGGTCAGCGTGGAGCGGTGCCTTCACGGGGACTGGAGCAGAGATTGGACTTAACATGGAGACTG CTCTGTGCTACAGTGGACTGTGTGGCAGAAGCAGCAGCGCAGCCCTGCTGAGCTGA
- the vgll2a gene encoding transcription cofactor vestigial-like protein 2a isoform X2, whose product MSCLDVMYQVFGSQPYFSSYSPYHQQKLALYSKMQNQENGSRLGPPGPSSIKEEDKELPPGAEYLSSRCILFTYFQGDISTVVDEHFSRALSQTAAYPTLSSQKAVREGSFPMSQRCFPPSFWNSSYQPSVSSTLGSALSAPHTELSFAGDPYSSASLHSHLHQPGSDTWHPSHHHHHHHHHPYSLGGAISSQSSSYPRPGVHEMYGTAFDPRYSSLLVPSVRSHHRLTSCNAVPGPSASPSNFGGKGESGTGSAWSGAFTGTGAEIGLNMETGLQAQDKSKDLYWF is encoded by the exons ATGAGCTGCCTGGATGTGATGTACCAAGTCTTTGGTTCCCAGCCTTATTTCAGCTCTTATAGCCCCTATCACCAGCAG AAACTGGCATTGTATTCCAAAATGCAAAACCAGGAGAACGGCAGCCGGCTTGGCCCCCCAGGGCCTTCATCGATCAAAGAGGAGGACAAAGAGCTGCCACCAGGTGCCGAGTACCTGAGCTCTCGCTGCATCCTCTTCACTTACTTCCAAGGCGACATCAGCACTGTAGTGGATGAGCACTTCAGCCGAGCCCTCAGCCAGACAGCCGCGTACCCCACATTGAGCAGCCAGAAAGCCGtaagag AGGGATCATTTCCTATGAGCCAGAGATGTTTCCCTCCATCATTCTGGAACAGCTCATACCAGCCGTCAGTTTCCTCCACGCTCGGCAGTGCTTTGTCTGCTCCCCACACAGAGCTTTCATTTGCTGGGGACCCATACTCTTCTGCCTCTCTGCACAGCCACCTCCACCAGCCCGGCTCTGACACCTGGCACCCGtcccatcaccaccaccatcaccaccaccatccttATTCACTAGGGGGCGCAATAAGCTCCCAGAGCTCATCTTACCCACGTCCGGGGGTTCATGAGATGTACGGCACGGCGTTCGATCCGCGCTATAGCTCATTGCTGGTGCCATCGGTGAGGTCACACCATCGCCTGACGTCCTGCAACGCTGTGCCTGGACCCAGCGCCTCACCCTCCAACTTCGGGGGCAAAGGGGAGTCGGGAACAGGGTCAGCGTGGAGCGGTGCCTTCACGGGGACTGGAGCAGAGATTGGACTTAACATGGAGACTG GTCTGCAGGCACAGGATAAGAGCAAGGATTTGTATTGGTTTTAG
- the LOC133464771 gene encoding LOW QUALITY PROTEIN: protein yippee-like 5 (The sequence of the model RefSeq protein was modified relative to this genomic sequence to represent the inferred CDS: inserted 1 base in 1 codon; substituted 1 base at 1 genomic stop codon), which produces MGSSFHTPTLTSYKIFLDHIGRSRLFSCANCETILTNRAELISTRFTGATGRAFLFNKVMNLQHSAXTGRHMVXDVICKNCNSKLGWMYGFATEESQRYKEGPVILERRLVRESEGFEHVPSDSS; this is translated from the exons ATGGGCAGCAGTTTCCACACTCCCACGCTCACAAGTT ACAAAATCTTCCTGGATCACATTGGTAGAAGTCGCCTCTTTTCTTGCGCAAACTGTGAAACCATCCTTACCAATCGAGCTGAGCTCATCTCCACACGTTTCACTGGAGCCACTGGCAGAgctttcctcttcaacaaggTTATGAATCTGCAGCACAGTG GCACAGGAAGACACATGGTGTGAGATGTCATCTGCAAGAACTGCAACAGCAAGCTTGGCTGGATGTACGGATTTGCCACAGAGGAAAGTCAGCGTTACAAAGAGGGACCTGTCATCCTGGAGAGGAGGCTAGTGAGAGAGAGCGAAGGGTTCGAGCATGTGCCTTCCGACAGTTCCTGA